A genomic window from Nitrospirota bacterium includes:
- a CDS encoding hemerythrin domain-containing protein encodes MVATDALKKDHRVIEEMLRLLELTSKKLNNGVDVSADILQKSLDFILNFADKYHHAKEEDILFKKMGEKGFGIEGGPVAVMLDEHNTGRGYTQALSAEIEKYAAGDGDARKAVAENSRNYVRLMTTHIMKEDNILYPLADKIISQDEQKELLNEFNLIENLRFGNGRLFFYLSMPDDLIRAMH; translated from the coding sequence ATGGTTGCAACAGATGCCTTAAAAAAAGATCACAGGGTAATTGAAGAGATGCTCAGGCTGCTGGAATTGACATCTAAAAAGCTGAATAATGGTGTAGACGTATCAGCAGACATCCTCCAAAAGTCATTGGATTTTATACTAAATTTCGCTGACAAATATCATCACGCCAAAGAAGAGGACATCCTGTTTAAAAAGATGGGAGAGAAGGGCTTCGGCATAGAAGGCGGCCCTGTTGCCGTAATGCTTGATGAACATAATACCGGACGAGGTTATACGCAGGCATTGTCAGCGGAAATAGAAAAGTACGCGGCAGGCGATGGTGACGCACGCAAGGCTGTCGCTGAAAATTCAAGAAATTATGTACGCCTTATGACTACTCACATCATGAAAGAAGATAACATCCTCTACCCATTGGCGGATAAGATAATTTCTCAGGATGAACAGAAAGAACTCCTTAATGAGTTTAACCTCATAGAAAACCTTCGGTTTGGAAATGGGCGGCTCTTCTTCTATCTGAGTATGCCGGATGATCTGATCAGGGCGATGCACTGA
- a CDS encoding cytochrome b/b6 domain-containing protein encodes MENQDKFTALHRILHWIIALTMPIQFITGFLRMYWMNKNHIVSIIENETINSPLSKEQMVNIAISIREPMWEWHELFADIVIIAFIARIIYMLVKKSRFSNPFTGTLTLKERLKGLTYVYFYLFVFISAVTGIFIEWELLPQWKEGIETIHKWGLYWFPIFILLHFGGIFLAELSNEKGLTSKMIGGD; translated from the coding sequence ATGGAAAATCAAGATAAATTCACCGCACTGCACAGGATACTGCACTGGATAATAGCCCTGACAATGCCCATCCAATTCATAACCGGTTTTTTACGCATGTACTGGATGAACAAAAACCATATTGTCAGCATCATTGAGAATGAAACTATAAATTCACCACTATCAAAAGAGCAAATGGTGAATATTGCAATATCAATCCGTGAACCAATGTGGGAATGGCATGAACTATTTGCCGACATAGTTATTATTGCCTTTATTGCAAGAATTATTTATATGCTGGTAAAGAAGTCCCGTTTTTCTAATCCATTTACAGGGACTCTCACTTTGAAAGAGCGATTAAAAGGCCTGACGTATGTCTATTTTTATCTGTTTGTCTTCATTTCTGCAGTTACTGGAATTTTCATTGAATGGGAGCTTCTTCCTCAATGGAAAGAAGGTATTGAAACAATTCACAAGTGGGGCCTTTATTGGTTTCCTATCTTCATTCTGCTTCATTTTGGAGGAATTTTCCTTGCCGAATTATCCAATGAGAAGGGTCTCACTTCTAAAATGATTGGGGGAGATTAA
- a CDS encoding HlyD family secretion protein produces the protein MTEMTGNSNRKIIAFVTLGLLAAVCAAALIVYLNYRQKHISTDDAFIDGNIHTIASRIPGTVKQILVRDNQPIKAGDLLILISPEDYQVQEQEAFAAYMAGEARQAAASASLESARKKLDEVTLSAASAKADLQLNEADMRQAELDMKRADDLYKKEAISKEAYEQALTNYETAAARAASANANLTRAISSIGTQKAIIEEASAAVKVQASEVGKEQAALSYARLNVGYTKIFAPVDGVVTKRTVQKGNQIQPGQALMAVVPLDDIWVTANYKETQLKNVRPGQKVQIRVDMYPDKKFQGRIDSIMAGTGAAFSLFPPENATGNYVKIVQRIPVKIVFEKPDSEHILRVGMSVEPTILVE, from the coding sequence ATGACGGAAATGACCGGCAACAGCAATAGAAAGATCATAGCCTTCGTCACACTGGGGCTGCTCGCAGCCGTATGCGCGGCCGCGCTCATTGTCTATCTCAATTACAGGCAAAAGCACATAAGCACTGACGATGCCTTCATAGACGGCAACATTCACACAATTGCATCAAGGATACCAGGCACTGTAAAACAGATACTGGTCAGGGACAATCAGCCAATTAAGGCAGGAGACCTGCTCATCCTGATAAGTCCTGAAGACTATCAGGTCCAGGAGCAGGAGGCTTTCGCAGCATACATGGCAGGTGAGGCAAGGCAGGCAGCGGCATCCGCTTCGCTTGAGTCAGCGAGAAAGAAGCTGGATGAAGTCACGCTATCAGCAGCATCAGCAAAGGCTGACTTGCAGCTCAATGAAGCTGACATGAGACAGGCTGAACTTGATATGAAGCGCGCTGACGACCTCTACAAAAAGGAGGCCATATCCAAAGAGGCGTACGAGCAGGCACTGACCAATTACGAAACTGCTGCTGCCCGTGCAGCCTCTGCAAACGCAAATCTCACCAGGGCCATCTCATCAATCGGGACCCAGAAGGCTATAATTGAAGAGGCATCTGCAGCAGTTAAGGTGCAGGCATCTGAGGTGGGCAAAGAGCAGGCTGCACTTTCTTATGCAAGGCTTAATGTGGGATACACAAAAATATTTGCGCCGGTTGACGGCGTGGTTACAAAACGTACAGTACAGAAAGGCAACCAGATACAGCCAGGACAGGCGTTGATGGCTGTTGTGCCGCTGGACGATATCTGGGTTACAGCCAACTACAAGGAGACCCAGCTCAAAAATGTCAGACCAGGACAGAAGGTACAGATAAGGGTGGATATGTATCCGGACAAAAAGTTTCAGGGCAGGATTGACAGCATAATGGCCGGAACCGGTGCCGCATTTTCCCTCTTTCCGCCCGAAAATGCCACTGGCAATTATGTGAAGATAGTGCAGAGGATACCAGTGAAAATTGTATTTGAAAAACCTGATTCAGAACACATCCTGCGTGTCGGCATGTCAGTGGAACCCACTATCCTTGTTGAGTGA
- a CDS encoding DHA2 family efflux MFS transporter permease subunit, which yields MLPTLIEIIDTSVVNVSLEHIRGSLSAGVDESTWTITSYLVSNAIIIPLTGWLSRRFGRKRYLLFSIGLFTASSFMCGAAWNLQSLVFFRILQGIGGGAMQPISQSILLESFPPRQHGIAMAVFGVGIMFGPIVGPLMGGWLTDNWSWHWIFFINVPIGIISMFMVLFFISDPPYLKGKGLKVDYAGLGLLAISLGCLQVVLDKGQQEDWFASQFIVALTFISVVSLISFIINELRVENPIVNLRLFRQATFSAGNIVMFCAFFNLFGSIVLLPIYLQTLMGYTSTLSGLVLGPGGIATLIVMPIAGLLVTRVNPKTLLAFGIIVCSYSTYVMSQFNLYADFTTILWPRILLGIGMGSLFIPLTTMTMSGIRKEDMGDATSFYNLLRNLGGSFGVAFVATTLARRSQFHQGRLSEGFTQFDPAFQQAVSTIESTLRGAGADPATSSYGSLDILYKELIRQAAMLSFNDAFYIVSILMLLTLPLIFLMRRTKSAELPPMH from the coding sequence ATGCTTCCCACACTGATCGAGATAATAGATACCTCGGTCGTGAATGTATCGCTCGAACACATACGCGGCAGTCTTTCAGCCGGCGTTGATGAATCCACCTGGACAATAACCTCATACCTCGTTTCTAACGCAATCATAATACCACTTACAGGGTGGCTCAGCAGGAGATTCGGCAGAAAGAGATATCTGCTCTTTTCAATAGGGCTCTTCACTGCCAGCTCATTCATGTGCGGGGCAGCGTGGAACCTCCAGAGCCTGGTATTCTTCAGGATACTCCAGGGTATCGGCGGCGGGGCAATGCAGCCAATCTCACAATCAATCCTGCTCGAGTCGTTTCCGCCCCGTCAGCACGGCATCGCGATGGCCGTATTCGGTGTGGGTATCATGTTCGGACCGATTGTAGGACCGCTTATGGGCGGCTGGCTCACTGACAACTGGTCATGGCACTGGATATTCTTCATCAATGTGCCGATCGGCATAATTTCAATGTTCATGGTCCTGTTCTTTATCTCTGATCCTCCATATCTAAAGGGGAAGGGGCTAAAGGTTGATTACGCTGGCCTTGGCCTGCTCGCCATCTCGCTTGGCTGCCTTCAGGTGGTGCTTGACAAAGGACAGCAGGAAGACTGGTTTGCTTCACAGTTCATAGTAGCACTAACATTCATCTCTGTTGTTTCTCTGATTTCCTTCATAATTAATGAGCTCCGCGTTGAAAATCCAATTGTTAACCTCAGACTATTCAGACAGGCAACATTCAGCGCAGGCAATATTGTGATGTTCTGCGCATTTTTCAATCTTTTTGGCAGCATAGTGCTTCTGCCGATATACCTTCAAACTCTTATGGGATATACTTCAACCCTGTCAGGTCTTGTGCTCGGCCCCGGAGGCATTGCCACGCTCATAGTCATGCCAATAGCAGGGCTGCTTGTAACCAGGGTGAATCCAAAAACACTGCTCGCTTTTGGTATCATCGTATGTTCGTATTCAACATATGTGATGTCCCAGTTCAACCTGTATGCAGACTTTACAACTATACTCTGGCCCAGGATTCTCCTTGGAATTGGGATGGGGTCTCTCTTCATACCGCTCACAACCATGACAATGTCCGGTATAAGAAAAGAAGATATGGGAGATGCCACATCATTCTATAATCTGCTGCGGAATCTTGGAGGCAGCTTTGGGGTGGCATTTGTTGCCACGACACTTGCAAGGAGGTCCCAGTTTCACCAGGGCAGGCTGTCAGAGGGGTTTACTCAGTTTGACCCGGCGTTTCAGCAGGCAGTTTCAACAATTGAAAGTACCCTGCGAGGGGCAGGGGCTGATCCGGCAACCTCGTCATACGGCAGTCTCGATATTCTATACAAAGAACTTATACGTCAGGCAGCAATGCTCTCCTTTAACGATGCCTTTTACATTGTGAGCATATTGATGCTGCTTACACTTCCGCTGATTTTTCTGATGCGCAGGACAAAGTCGGCCGAATTACCGCCGATGCATTAA
- a CDS encoding DUF853 family protein, translating into MLEHPGTPKDAPKAFLEQIEQVIRLIRSKGIGVFFCTQSPTDIPQTVLAQLGNRVQHALRAFTPNDAENLRKTVKTYPRSDFYEIDRALTSMGIGQALITVLNEKGIPTEVAVTHLVPPRSVMGPLPENEYRNLFLSSEFYRKYEKTIDPVSAQDILSSRMAQQQTPAGAPVYKSSQRKAEKGMVEQVLSSSVGRQIGRELVRGVFGMLFGKRR; encoded by the coding sequence CTGTTGGAACATCCCGGAACACCAAAGGATGCACCAAAGGCTTTTCTCGAGCAAATAGAACAGGTGATCCGGCTTATCCGCTCGAAGGGAATCGGCGTCTTCTTCTGCACGCAGTCACCAACGGATATTCCACAGACTGTGCTGGCACAGTTAGGCAACCGTGTGCAGCACGCGCTGCGGGCATTCACGCCAAACGATGCGGAGAACCTGCGCAAGACCGTAAAGACCTATCCACGCTCCGATTTTTATGAGATTGACAGGGCGCTCACGTCAATGGGGATCGGGCAGGCGCTGATTACGGTGTTGAATGAGAAGGGAATTCCCACGGAGGTTGCCGTTACGCATCTGGTTCCGCCCCGCTCCGTGATGGGTCCGCTGCCGGAGAATGAATATCGTAATCTGTTTCTCTCTTCAGAATTCTATCGTAAATACGAAAAGACGATTGACCCCGTGAGCGCTCAGGATATCCTTTCAAGCCGGATGGCGCAGCAGCAGACACCGGCCGGAGCTCCAGTTTACAAATCCTCTCAAAGGAAAGCAGAAAAAGGAATGGTGGAGCAGGTGCTCTCCAGTTCTGTCGGGCGGCAGATTGGAAGAGAGCTTGTGCGCGGTGTGTTCGGGATGTTGTTTGGCAAAAGACGATAA
- a CDS encoding methyltransferase domain-containing protein, whose translation MSWLSQMWRNKSKRCTVLGFTTPRLNRWQEAFCEWNAERLRISLQESRDRFYRSWAALPKGHRGRSFKAHVLVQMELCQPFWGNTPMELQQAYAAHEPLQFMRLLSYDEPLLTSWPELGILEERADPLIVDFGCGLAQFSIAWACRLRNQGKPLQLFLADLPLLHMDFLRWLCQRWELPASIAACTPSCPIPDLPACDLCVATEIFEHVPDPMNYLLALAEAVKPGGFLLTNLADHTDHNEEFLHISPDLAQLRQYLTAEKWRMLRPNRLYQKPEP comes from the coding sequence ATGAGCTGGCTGTCCCAAATGTGGCGAAATAAGTCGAAGCGGTGCACGGTGCTCGGTTTCACGACTCCCCGCCTGAACCGGTGGCAGGAGGCGTTTTGTGAATGGAACGCGGAGCGGTTGAGAATCAGCCTCCAGGAGAGCCGCGACCGGTTCTATCGCTCCTGGGCCGCGCTGCCTAAGGGGCATCGGGGGCGGTCATTCAAGGCTCACGTGCTGGTACAGATGGAATTGTGCCAGCCGTTCTGGGGAAACACGCCGATGGAACTTCAGCAGGCTTACGCAGCACATGAGCCCTTGCAGTTTATGCGCCTGCTCAGCTACGATGAACCGTTGCTCACATCGTGGCCCGAATTGGGCATCCTGGAAGAGCGGGCCGATCCACTTATCGTGGATTTTGGCTGTGGTCTGGCGCAGTTTTCGATTGCGTGGGCGTGCCGGTTGCGGAATCAAGGCAAGCCGTTGCAGTTGTTTCTGGCCGACCTGCCACTGCTGCATATGGACTTCCTGCGTTGGCTCTGCCAGCGGTGGGAATTGCCTGCCTCAATCGCTGCTTGCACACCGAGCTGTCCGATTCCTGATTTACCGGCATGTGATCTCTGCGTGGCTACGGAAATATTCGAACATGTACCAGACCCCATGAATTATTTGCTGGCGTTGGCAGAAGCCGTAAAGCCCGGCGGATTTCTGCTGACGAATCTGGCAGACCACACCGACCATAACGAGGAATTTCTGCATATCTCACCTGATCTCGCTCAGTTGCGCCAGTATCTCACTGCGGAGAAGTGGCGAATGCTGCGGCCGAACCGTTTATACCAAAAACCGGAGCCGTAG
- a CDS encoding purine-nucleoside phosphorylase, whose translation MRPVDDAVKYIKSALLNISASTAIITGSGWDTCALLDGVSEIKYQDIPDFPISTVSGHKGSLLHGSKNGKEIILLQGRVHNYEGYSMDEVTFPVRVLSSLGVRQVIMTNSAGGIRPGFNPGDFMLVTDHINMMGSNPLRAPSPFEERTAGSIMLQTNPHAADRTRFTDMTEAYDRQLAELVLSAAGNIGITLHTGTLAAVTGPSYETPAEIRMLRTLGADAVCMSTVPEVIMSRYLGIKVLVISMIANNAAGISASPLRHEDVVNMAVMRSKDASRLLSAVIDNLPG comes from the coding sequence ATGAGACCAGTTGATGATGCTGTAAAATACATTAAGTCGGCGTTACTGAATATCTCAGCCTCAACCGCAATTATAACAGGTTCAGGCTGGGATACATGCGCTCTGCTGGACGGTGTGTCAGAAATCAAGTATCAGGACATCCCTGATTTTCCAATATCAACAGTCAGCGGTCACAAAGGAAGCCTTCTGCATGGCTCTAAAAATGGGAAAGAGATCATACTTCTTCAGGGAAGGGTGCACAATTATGAGGGATACAGCATGGATGAGGTCACCTTCCCTGTCAGAGTGCTCTCATCGCTGGGTGTCAGGCAGGTTATCATGACAAATTCTGCAGGAGGCATAAGACCCGGTTTCAATCCAGGCGATTTTATGCTCGTTACAGATCATATTAACATGATGGGATCAAATCCACTCAGAGCCCCTTCGCCCTTTGAAGAAAGGACAGCGGGCAGCATAATGCTGCAGACGAACCCTCATGCCGCTGACAGGACACGTTTCACAGATATGACAGAGGCTTACGACCGGCAGCTGGCAGAGTTGGTCTTATCCGCTGCCGGAAATATTGGGATAACCCTGCACACCGGCACCCTTGCCGCGGTCACAGGGCCCTCCTACGAGACGCCGGCAGAGATCAGGATGCTCCGCACACTCGGTGCAGATGCAGTTTGCATGTCTACAGTGCCTGAGGTTATAATGTCCCGGTATCTTGGCATTAAGGTCCTTGTCATATCAATGATAGCCAATAATGCTGCCGGCATCAGTGCATCTCCCCTGAGGCATGAAGATGTAGTTAATATGGCAGTGATGCGCAGTAAAGATGCATCAAGACTGCTCTCCGCAGTAATTGACAATTTGCCGGGGTAG
- a CDS encoding DUF4115 domain-containing protein, whose amino-acid sequence MKCSINGDMETLGEHLKRVRETCGYSLEYVAEVTKINLRYLEAIEHDDFSKTPGDIFYYGFVRSFAKCLGISEEEISRRIRETAAETEPDVPNEKTPENYSKQDKVSKPGKARIILPVTAGIIVVIFLIILFSGGRDSETIRNSKDVREAPADIPAEDISPRQPVAQKKAEPFVLVIQARELTWINATIDDKETKDVILKPGEGVKWNGESRIVITAGNAGGIDLEVNDKSVEPLGKRGAVVRNVVITSAGISM is encoded by the coding sequence TTGAAATGTTCAATAAACGGTGACATGGAGACATTAGGCGAACATCTTAAACGTGTAAGAGAGACATGCGGATATAGTCTTGAGTATGTGGCAGAGGTTACAAAGATAAATCTCCGCTATCTCGAGGCGATAGAGCATGATGATTTTTCCAAAACCCCGGGAGATATATTCTATTATGGGTTTGTGCGCTCATTTGCGAAATGTCTTGGCATCAGCGAAGAGGAAATCAGCAGGAGGATCAGGGAGACTGCTGCTGAGACCGAACCAGATGTTCCAAATGAAAAAACTCCGGAAAATTATTCAAAACAGGATAAGGTATCGAAACCAGGAAAGGCAAGGATAATTCTGCCGGTCACTGCCGGCATAATTGTAGTGATTTTTTTGATAATACTGTTCTCCGGAGGCAGGGATAGCGAGACAATACGGAATTCAAAGGATGTCAGGGAAGCCCCGGCAGACATTCCTGCCGAGGACATAAGCCCCCGGCAGCCGGTAGCGCAAAAAAAGGCTGAACCTTTTGTGCTTGTCATACAGGCGAGAGAGTTGACGTGGATCAATGCAACGATTGATGATAAAGAGACAAAGGATGTGATCCTGAAACCTGGCGAAGGTGTAAAGTGGAACGGCGAAAGCAGAATTGTCATTACTGCCGGCAATGCCGGCGGGATAGACCTTGAGGTCAATGATAAATCCGTTGAACCCCTTGGCAAGCGGGGGGCTGTGGTAAGGAACGTAGTTATCACAAGCGCTGGCATCAGCATGTAG